The DNA window GCTGCCCCTGCTCATCGCACCACCGATGTACAGCCGCGACGTCTACTCCTATCTGGCGCAGAGTGAGATCGCCATCAAGGGCCTGGATCCCTACCGCGTCGGTCCGGCGCCCGGCCTCGGTCTGGACCACGTCTTCACGCTGTCGGTGCCGAACATGTGGCGTGAAACGCCTGCGCCGTACGGACCGCTCTTCTTGTGGATCGGTCAGGGTATTTCGGCGATCACCGGCGAGAACATCGTCGCCGCGGTGCTGTGTCATCGCTTGGTGGTGCTGCTGGGTGTCGGCCTGATCGTCTGGGCCACACCGCGTCTGGCGCGGCGGTGCGGAGTCGCCGAGGTGAGCGCGCTGTGGCTAGGCGCGGCCAATCCGCTGCTGATCATGCATCTGGTCGCAGGCATCCACAACGAGGCGTTGATGCTGGGCCTGATGCTCGCGGGCACCGAGTTCGCGTTGCGGGGTATCGATGCCGCCCGCCCACTGATCCCGAAACCACTGGCCTGGCCGCAGGGGCCGGAGGCCTGGGCGCGCTGGCGGCCATCGCTGATGCTCCTGGTGGGCGTGGTGCTGATCACGCTGTCCTCGCAGGTCAAGCTGCCCTCCCTGCTCGCCCTCGGCTTTGTCGCGATGGCCTTGGCGTGTCGATGGGGTGGCACTTTCAAGGCGTTCATCCTGGCGGGCGGATCGCTCACGGCGGTGTCGGTGGCGGTGATGGCATTGATCGGCTGGGCAAGCGGCCTTGGTTTCGGCTGGCTCTTCACGCTGGGCACGGCGAACGTGGTGCGTAGCTGGATGTCGCTGCCGACACTGGCCGCATTGGGCACCGGACAGGTCGGAATTCTGCTCGGGCTCGGCGACCACACCACCGCGGTGCTCGGACTGACCCGTGCCATCGGTGTGGTCATCATCGCGATCGTGGTGACCTGGCTGCTGCTCCTCGTGCTTCGCGGTCG is part of the Mycolicibacterium tusciae JS617 genome and encodes:
- the mptB gene encoding polyprenol phosphomannose-dependent alpha 1,6 mannosyltransferase MptB: MAAGPGSLSSSIARWHADERAVGSPLNDAEVIAMRRTRLFGATGTVLMAIGALGVGARPVVQDPTFGVRLLNLPSRIQTVSLTMTTTGAVMMALAWLMLGRFALGQRRMSRSQLDRTLLLWVLPLLIAPPMYSRDVYSYLAQSEIAIKGLDPYRVGPAPGLGLDHVFTLSVPNMWRETPAPYGPLFLWIGQGISAITGENIVAAVLCHRLVVLLGVGLIVWATPRLARRCGVAEVSALWLGAANPLLIMHLVAGIHNEALMLGLMLAGTEFALRGIDAARPLIPKPLAWPQGPEAWARWRPSLMLLVGVVLITLSSQVKLPSLLALGFVAMALACRWGGTFKAFILAGGSLTAVSVAVMALIGWASGLGFGWLFTLGTANVVRSWMSLPTLAALGTGQVGILLGLGDHTTAVLGLTRAIGVVIIAIVVTWLLLLVLRGRLHPVGGLGVALGLTVLLFPVVQPWYVLWAVIPLAAWATRPAFRTTTIVVTLVVGIFGPTANGDRFTLFQILLAVVASTVIALLLIALTHNHLPWRRMPAEQPAPPEAEPPPTPPVKPDAYAESP